The Fibrobacter sp. UWP2 DNA segment TTGAGTGCGTCAAATTCCGGGTCGAACTGCGGGGCAACGACAGTGATGCGGGCACACGTCGGGAGGAGCGTCTTGACCTTGCGAAGGGCGATGCGGCCACCGCCCACGACGAGGACGTTCTTGCCCTCGAGGTTCACTTCGATGGAGAAAAGATTTGAGGTTCGATGCGCAGGAGTCGAGGACGACGAGCCACAAGTACGCGGTTCCTGCGCATTGCGAATACCGGCCACGACCATATCGGCAAAATCCTTCCAGTCGCCAAGGCACGGGAGGAGCGTAATGGGCGTGTCGGGATACTCCTGCTGGAGCCGCGTCACCACCTTGGGCACGTCGCTCTTGGTGTGCTGCCCGTTCAACAGCAGGTAGGGCAAGAGCGTCACCGAGTCCACGTCATCTTCGCGGAGGAGCGTACGCAAATCGTTCTCCAAATCCAGCAAGCTGGTGCTGGTCACGCGAGAGCCCGGCATCTCGTGGTGCAGGCGGTCCAAGATCAGTTCAAAGCCCTTGAACGCCCCAGGCAAGATGCAATGGTGGGCTATGATAAGTATGACGTTCATGCTCCAGAAGCTTTCTTGAAGAATTACTTCTCGAACGGAACCATCTCAACACGGCGATTCTTTTCGCGGCCATTCCTTTCGTTGTTGCTCGCAATAGGCATGGTGCGTCCATAGCCAACAGCGCAAAGGCGAGAGCGGTCGATTCCCTTGGTAATCAAGTAATCCATAACAGCCTGGGCTCGCTTCTGCGAAAGCTGCATGTTGTACTCGTCGGTACCCTTATCATCGGTATGGCCCTGGACTTCAAGGTTGGCATTCGGGAACTTTTTCATCAAGCGGGCAATGTCGTCTAGCGTACCATAGCTCTTTGTGGTGAGCTTGGCAGAATTCAGCTTGAACTGGATTCCCTTCTTGAGTTCGTCAAGGTTTTCCTTCTTGTTGAGCGGGCAACCCACGGTATCGATAGCAACACCCTGCAAGGTATTCGGGCACTTGTCCTTATTGTCGGGCACGCCATCCTTGTCGAAGTCAGGGAGACATCCCAGAGAGTCGACCTGCGCACCTTCAGGCGTATTCGGGCACTTGTCCTTCATGTCGGGAACGCCGTCCTTGTCGGAATCCTTCGGGCAGCCGGTGCTATCCACTTCCGTTCCCTGGGCAGTATTCGGGCACTTGTCGAACGTATCAAAGATTCCATCGCTATCGGAATCCTTCGGGCAGCCAGTGCTATCCACTTCCACGCCCTCGGCAGTATTCGGGCACTTATCAAACGAATCGGGAACACCATCCTTGTCGGTATCCTTCGGGCAGCCAGCGCTATCCACTTCTACGCCCTGGGGAGTATTCGGGCATTTGTCGAGGCTATCGACAACGCCATCCTGGTCAAAATCATGCTGCGTAGTATCCACCATAAACACAATAACGGTATCACGTTGGACAAGCGTATCGCGCTGCGGAAGCCCCTGCGGATTTTCGCGCTGCGGGGCAGGCTCAGCACCGCCAAAGCGGATTGTGAGCATGGCAGCACCGGCCCAGAGGGGCGTAGGTGCGTAGCAGAAGTTGGCGACACGACCATCTTCGCCCTGGTAGTGTACGGGCACATCACTACAACCCTCGACTTCTTTTTCGTAGTCAAAGCCCAGGTTCTTGAGCGTACGAACCGCAACATCCAAACCCATGGCAAGGTCAATATTACGGGTCACGTGGAAACGCATACCCGGAGTAAGGAGCATCGGGTCGGCAAACGGAGCAAAATCCAGGTCGCCCTTGGACTGCAAGCGCATTTCACCGCTAAAATCAAGGAAGAAATCCACAAAGCTAAGCGGTACAAAGTTCAGGCCGGAGCTGTACTCGAGGGTAACCGCTTCGCCATCTTCTAGAGGAATCACGGCCCCACCGGCAATGTTCCAGCGAATGGGGATGTTCTTCTTAGTGAAATCAAGAGAGAACGCAAGACCCGCACCAAAAGCCCAGCTATTGGCCGTGTACGGGTGCGTATAGTCTTCGCCGTTCAAGTACCAAGCGTGCCTCGGGCGCACGCCGGCCTGCGTTTCGCCGGTGGGAACGTAGGCGTCTAGCAAAAGAGCGACGCTAAAGATTTTGTTCGTATCGAGCGGCGCACGAACTTTGGCGTTGATGTTCAGGTCACCACGGGCCACAGTCCACATGTTCATGGAGCCGGCAGGTGCTTCCTGCGCATGGTCATAGTACAAAGGAATGCTTAAGCCAAGGTCCAAGAAATCCAAGAGACCAACCGTCACAAAGAAGTCTCCGGTCATGGCGAAGGTGTAATCGTCAAACGCATAGCGGCTGCCGTTCACCTCGTATCCACCACCGCGGGTAAAGGCCCAGGCGTCGGCAGCAAACGTTCCGCCAGTACCGACAACCACATTCCACTGTCCAAGAGTCTGCGCATTGATTTGACGCAAGCCCTCCGTACCGCCGGCCACAATACCGGAATGGGCAAAAGAAAGTCCCGCAGCAAGCAGAGCAGAACAAATAACCTTGTTAGTAAATTTCACGTAACAATCTCCTTCTTTGGATTGTTTAAAAAGTTCTATGCAATTATAGCAAATTAAAATGTTCCGTGATTCTTTTCACAAGTGAAACCACGGTGGAATCGGCACTCACGAGGGTCTCGAAACCGTACTTGCGGGCGGTAGCCTCGGTCATGCGACCAATGCAGAACGCCAGGACCGGGCAGGCAGGTTGCTTTTGCGGTCCACCAGCGGTGCGGGTCACCCGGGCAAAAGCCTCCACGGCACTGGAGCTGGCGAACACCACGGCGTCGGCCCCCTCCACCGCCTCGCGCTTCCATTCGGGGAGCGACTGCGCGGGGAGCGTCTCGTAAACCACCCAACGCGTCGCCGCGGGGAGCAGCTTAAGCAGGGTATCGTCGGCGAGATTGCCTTGCAGCAGGAGGATTCTGGACGGCTCTGCACCCAAAGCCACCAGGAGCTTGCCCAAACCTTCACCGGTATGGTCCTCGGGCACGTAGTCGCACAAAATACCGCGTTCGCGAAGCCGCCTTTCGGTCATCTTGCCTACGGAGGCAATCTTTTTGCCCGCAAGGCTGCGGATATCGAGCCCCGCGCGGTCCAGCTGTTCAAAAAAGGCGTCCACGCCGTTCACACTCGTAAAGGCGAGCAAGTCAAAATTCTTGAAATCGGCAAAGTTCGCCGACGCAGTCGCGGCATCACCGACCGTCGCGACCATCGGGTTTTCCAAGGCGCGCGTCTCGATCATCGGGGTCTCGATGACCTCGGCACCGAGCGCCGCAAGCTTGCTCGCAATACCACCCACCTGCTTTGCGCTGCGCGTGACCACCAGGCGCTTGCCCGAGAGCGGCAGCTTTTGCCTCCAGGCGAGCGATTTGCCGAGTTCCACCACACCGCCCATGATGGTAATCGCAGGCGCAGTCACCTTCTCGCGCTCCACCACATCGACCGCAGTCGAAAGTGTCGCCACAACGGTGCGCTGGAACGGAGTCGTACCCTTCTCAATAAAGGCGACTGGCGTCTCCGGATCCTTGCCGCACTCCACAAGGCGTTGCGCTATGGTCGCGATGTTGGCAATGCCCATAAGGAAGATGAGCGTCCCCGGGCACTTCGCAAGCGACTCAAAATCAAGCCCCAGCCGGTCGCCATCTTCGCGCTCATGCCCGGTGATAATGTGAAAACTCGTCGCCACACCGCGGTGACTTACGGGAATCCCCGCATAGGCGGGCACGGCAATCGCCGACGTCACTCCGGGAACAATTTCAAAATCCACACCGGTAGCCTTGAGTTCGAGGGCCTCCTCGCCACCGCGCCCAAAAACAAAGGGGTCTCCCCCCTTGAGGCGCACAATGACCGCGCCCGGGCGGGACTTCGCAAAGTCAACGAGCATGCGGTTGATTTCGGACTGTTTCACCTTGTGGTGCGTCGGCATTTTGCCCACGTCGACCATCTCGGCGTTGGCGGCGCAAAAAGCGAGAATCGAGGGCGAAACCAGGCGGTCGTAAACCACTACGTCGGCACGCTCCAAAATGGATTTACCACGCAAAGTAAAGAGCCCCGGGTCGCCGGGACCCGCGCCAATCAAATAAACCTTACCGGCAGTGTTCTGTTCTTTCATCAAAACGCAATTTAGAAAATACGCACGCGCACGGGCAGCGCCGCCCTTATTTTTGTGGCGCAGGTGCGGCGACTAATGGCGGGGTACACCCACGAGTCGCCCTTCCACATGCGCAAGTGGTCACTCCACGCTGCAATCAAGGCTTTTTGCTGGTCACCCATTTTAAAACTGTTCCGCAATTTTTGAAGCCAGGCGGCAACCCAGCTCGCGCGCCTGTTTGTCCGTGGCACACTCGCCTTCCACCCGGGCACGCAGCAAAACCTGTTTAGGTTCAAACCAGTAAATTCCGTTAATACACATAACGTTGTCTTTACAAGCAACGTTATCAATATTTACAACGTTATTTTCACAAGCAACGTTGTTAAAACTATTATTTATTTTATACTCGGCATGGGCAGCCACCGGGTATTGGCAACCGGCGTTGAGCGCCTTGAGAAACGCCATCTCGGCGACCGCAACATTGTAGGTGCGGGCATCGTTTGCACGGGCAAGGATTTGTTCCAGCTCGAGGGAAGGTTGCAAAAGGGTCTCTATCGCGAGGATTCCCTGACCGCTGGCCGGCAGCATTTTTTGGGCGTCAAAGTATTCCGTCACCAAGTCGTCGAGGCCCATGCGTTTGAGGCCCGCGGCGGCGAGCACCACCCCGTCGAGCTCAGAGAGCTTGGCAATGCGGGTCTGGATATTCCCGCGGATGGGGACGTATTCCAAGTCGGGGCGGATTTCTTTGAGCTGCACCACGCGGCGCACGCTCCCCGTGCCAACACGGCTTCCGGCGGGCAAATCCATAAACATGACGCCACCAGCGCCGCCCTTGGCAATAAAGCAGTCGCGCGGGTCTTCTCGCTTAAGGACCGCGGCAAGTTTGAACTGCGGAAGGAGTTCGGCGGGCATATCCTTGAGGCTGTGGACCGCAATATCGGCACGGTGTTCCAGCAAGGCGACCTCGAGTTCCTTCACAAATACGCCTTTCCCGCCAAAACTCGAGAGGGGCCTGTCAAGGCGGCGGTCGCCCTCCGTAGAGAGTTCCACCAGTTCATAATCGAGCGGCGTGTTTGCCAAAGCGCCTGCGGCAACGCCGGAATTCCGCCGGACGATTTCTTCGGCAGCAAGCTTGGTCTGCGTCACGGCGAGTGCACTCCTGCGGGTCGCGATGCGAAGCTTATGCAAGGCGCTCCTCCTTCGCCGTCTTTTCGGCGGCATGGAGGCAATCCAAAAAAGAGCGCACATCGGCCTGCGGGTTCGCGTCCTTCACGCGGTAAAGGTAGTCGTTCGCCATTTTTTTCGCGAACCGCACATACATCATGCGGATGCGCTCACGGTCGGCTTGACTCACGTCGGGGAGTGAACGCAAAAGCTTTTCGCTTTCGCCCTCGGCGGTCGCCACCATGCGTTCGGCCAGCACATGCACATCCTTCGCGATATCGTCCATGCGGTACCACTGCAAAAATTCTTCGATGCCCTCCTGCAAAATGCGTTTTGCGGCGGGGAGTTCCTCCATGCGGAGGCGGCGATTCTCGTCCACCACCTTCTGGAGTTCGTCGACACACACGTATTCTACCCCCGGGAGGGTGCCAACGGAAGGTTCGGCGTTGCGAGGGTTGCCGAGGTCAATGATGAGACGCCTTGTGGCAACTATGGACTTGGGGACCGCGCTTTCACAGGCAGCGGCAAAGGCGTCACGGGTCACAATCGGTTCCTGGCAAGCACTGCAGAGGATGACCACGTCACACTTGGAGGCAACGGCATAGCGGTCCTCGAAGGGCACCGGAGTGAGCACGTCGGCGAACTTTTGCGCGTTTGCAAACGTCTTGCTGCTCGCAAAAATGTGCGTCGTATTCTCTTGCACATACTTGAGCATCAGGGAGCCCATTTCGCCGAGCCCAAAGATATAGACGGAGCGGTTGTCCAAGTCATCAAAGGTCTTGAAAACCCGTTTCATCGCAAGGAACGGGATGTTGCAGCTGAGCTTGCTCAGGTTCGTCTCGGTCTTGATGCGCTTGGTGGTGTGGATGGCCGATTGAAACAGCTTGTTCAGGGTGTTGGCAGTGGCTCCAAACTGGTGGGCTGTCTCGTAGGCACGGGAAATCTGGTGCAAAATCTGGTCTTCGCCCATGGCCACCGAGTCAAGGCCCGCGCACACGTTCATCACGTGGTGAGCAACGTCGTCGCCCGACTTTTCGTAAAAATACTTGCCGAAAGAGTCCTCGCTCTGCCCAGCGATGCCGCACACATAGCGCGTGAGTTCGCCCGCGGCAATGTCGCGGTCGCTCGCCACATAGACTTCGGTGCGGTTGCACGTCGCAAGGATCAGGAGTTCGTCAAACGGGGACTGCCGCAGGGCCTCGGTTTTTACATCCATCGGGATGTAGAACTTCTCGCGGACCGCGATTTCAGCCACCTTGTGGCTCATGCCTGCCATGTAGATTTTGCGCATGCACCAAATCTAGAAAAATTATTCCTTGACAATGTCGAAGGATTCGTTCTAGAGCTTGGCGCACTTTATGGAAGCGGCGCTGTTCTTGGGGACTGTTTTGGATTGTATAGAGACGTTGCTCACATAGTGACAACAATCACGAACTACCTAAAATTCGAGTTTATCCAATCGTAACGTTTTCGCATCCAATCGACCATTGCCGAGACCGCCTCGTCGTATGTCTCGTAAGGGTCCTTGAGCGCCCAGTTCTCGGTGTTCTGCAGCACGGGCCAACGCCGGTACTCGTTGTCGATGGCCTTCTCGATAATGCCGCGGTACAGGGGGACGCTGTCGATAAGCGCCCTGAACTTGTCGTGGTGCGCCGCCCAAAAGTCTTCTACGGCGGGTTTCACCTGGTCCGAATGCACAATGTAGTAGAACCAGCGGTACCGCCGCACATACCAATCCTCGGGGGGCGAGTTCGGTTCGCGGGAGGCATTGCCAAAACCCAGGTCAAAGTCCCACAGCGGTCCAAAGTGGATGGTCCCGCCCACCTGCCAGGTCATGAAGATGCTCCGCGAAAAGTTGGCGTCCTCGTTCTTGGCGAATTCCTGCACCCAGTAATAGCGAACAAAGTCGTCTATGTCGACCCACTCGTGCATAAAGCGGTTGCGATTCACCCCGAAATTCAAAAAGTCCTCGAACTCGTTCAAGTGCGTGCGAAGCAGCTCCAGCGACTTTTCGGAGGCGTTCTTGGGCGACTTCACGTGAAAAGTGTTCCCACCCTTCGTGGTAATGTAGGGCGAGTCAATTTTTTTGTCGCTCTCCTTCTCGAAGAGGAACGCGGAATCGCCCTCGGCCATGTTAACACGGTCCTTGGCGACCTTGACGGTCTCCGAGAGCAGGTAGAGCCCCATGTACTTGCGGTTCAGGTAGAGTTCCACGAAGGTGCACCTGGGGGCGTAACGCACCTGGAGCCAGTCCGAGAGGCGGTACATCATGTAGTTCCTCAGGTGCGTCTTGTCGCCAAAGTTCGCGATGAGCGCCCAGTCCCTGTTCTTGGGCATCCCCAAAAGCGAGACCTTGTCTGTAAATTCCAGTTTCATGCCGTACTTGGGCATTTTGAAGCTGGAATTGCCGCGGCCACGCACCGTGAGGGGCATCGGGGCGGTCTCCGCCTCCGTCTCGCCGTATATCTGGAAGTAGGCGTCAAATTCCGTTTCGCGGTCGCGGATTTCCCTGAAGTCCTCGGTCTCGATGACCACCCGAGGGAGCCCCGCGTAAGGGTACACCGAGTCGTCCATCATCAGGTAGTCGGGCGCCGTCTCGGTCTCTTGCCAAAAGCAACCCGCAAGGAGTCCGAGCATGGCTAGCATCGGCAAAAAAAGTCGGGCGGTTCGCTTTGGCGAGAACAACATGGCAAATAATATAAATATATTTCCCTTTACCATGTTCAAGGCGGCACACCACATTACGACACTTTGTACAACCGTGCTCGTTTGCACCGCAGGCGTCGCCGCCACAGAGACCCTACACCCCATAACGCCACCATCTAGCCATGCGGCAACCCACTGGGGAGTCGAGCTCGACGACGACGTTTACAGCAGCGACCTGACGCTCTCCGCCGAGTACGCCCCGCTTGCGCGCGTGTCGGTTTACGCCGACGCGAGTTTCCGCTTTTTGAGCTACAGTTACGAGTACTCCACCGAGGGCTATATTCACAACTACTGCAACCTGCACGTGAACGGGTTCAACGAGACTTACGCGGGCGTCAAGGCCATGCTCTGGAGAGGCGTCGGAATTGACTTGGGCTGGAGATTCCCGCCCGGCGAAGGCTCGCAGGTGGCGCGGTTCCACCGCCTGAACGTGGAGCCGTTCACCACACTGCAGTTTTCGAGGGACCTCTTGGTGGGCACCGCGTTGCGCTACAATACGTTCTTGGAAGAAGGCGGGTTCAAGCCCGGCGACGAAGTGGGCGTGCGCGGCTCCTTTGTGTGGAGGTTCGGGCAAAACGCCAGGCGAACCGCGGGCTGGCAGCTGACCGAGAAGTTCCTGTACCAGGTGCGTATCCAGGACTCCGAGAACCGCAACCTCGCCCGCCCCTACCGCCAAATGAAGGACCAGTACCGCGGCATGAAAATTGACTACGAAATCATGCGCTACTTCGAGATTTTCAAGGTCCCGCTGGGAATCGGACTCAACTACCAGATAAAAAAAGGCACCCTGTTCGGATTCGAGACAGGGCACCTGATTGGGGTAAGCGTGGGCGGGCGCTAAGGTTGACTAATCGTCAGATGGCTCGGCCCCCTCGTCCGTAGGTTTATAATCCACGGCTCCGTCTCCGCAGGTTCCCCATTCACCCAAGGATTGCATCGTGAACTCTCCGTGTGCATCGCCGAAGAATATGCTGATTTTTTGAGCATTCTCCAACACACAGTTTTTTTCACATCCTTCTGTCTGGTAATCAAACTTATTAAAGTAATCAAAGGAGAAATTATAAATGGTATTACCATCTTTATTTTCAGGCAGATCTATTGCAATATAATTATATTTACCTTCTACATTATACTCTACCCTGAGCTTCGGCAGTAACGGAGATGAACCGTGGGAATACATGTATTGCATACAAAGGCCTTTCATACCACTGATGTCCAAACTAGAACCATTATTCAAGTCAAACGCAACAGCACCCTGGGAATCATCTAGATCCACAAGGATTTGCGCCCCTGCTTGGGCGGTAAAGGTCACGATTAATCGTTGTTCATCATCACTCGGCCACTGATACCATTGAGCATAAACATTGGAATTATTGTAAGATACGAATGCGTAATTCAAGTCTTCCGGCGCACACCACATGGCATTGTGGCATTGGCTTAGAGAATTCAGGTAGTCGGCATATTTACTACTTCCTGAATTTTTTCCAATGGCAATGATATTGAAGTATTGGTTTGCAGAGCCGGACTTCGGAACAAACTGCACTCCGACAAATTGTTTCATATATTCGTCAATATCTTTCCTTATGCCAAAATAACCGGTCTGTTTAAAGTCAAGCCAGCTGAAGCACTTATGCGTAACTTTGTCATCAGTGGTGGATACTAGATTCGCACGATATACATTGTTACCTACAAAACCTTCAGGATCTTTTACAGTCAGCCTAATTTCTATGGTATCCACAGTAGAAACATAATCTACGCATACACCATCCCATTCCTTTATGGAGTCTTCAGATATTACTTTTGCACTCTCCAGGCCCAAACCACCCGGCCAATCGACTTCGTCAAATGGCTTACTTATAAAAGCGCAAGCCCCGCCTTCACATTGTGCAGCAAGTTCCGGACTCATATTTATAGCATCTACCGGGAAAACAAGGATCGACTCATCGTTGCTAATCCAAGTATGGGTAAACACATCGTTGTAAATTTTGCCGTTATACCAGAGCAGATCATTTTCAGAGATGTATTTTTCAATCAAGTTATTTTCGGGCGTGTAATCTATGGGGTCGAATACGTTGTCATCCTTGACGCAGCGAACGGAAGCCTTCTGGCTTTTAGATATTGTCCCTATTTTTGCACCATCTTCCACACCAATAAACAGTGCAAAGGCTGAAGATCCATCCTGTGTTTTACTCCAATACAGCGCAGTACCTGTTGTCGATGGCAGGGCCGCAAATCCATAAAGGTTTTCGCCATTGTAAACACCATCTCCTGTTTTATAGCTGCCCCAGCCAGAAGGGGCTTTCAGCGCCTTGCCCGCGACACTCGAGCCGCCTACCGACGTAACCAGGTCATTGAATTCTTCAACACTCGGCAAATGGAACCCATCGGGGCAGAGTTCGCCAATAAATTCATTTTCTGCCGCGGCCTTCCACGTGTAAATTCCATCATGACCTGTAGAGTCTCCAATGTCGTAGTAATAATCTTGCAACATCCACGTGTACTTGCCAATCTTCCCAATTATGTAATCTTTATCAGTACGATTATCTTTAACAGATCCATAAACCACAGACGATGGGGAAACGTAAGCGGAAGTTTCAAAATCGGATCTAGTAATAGGAGAGAATCTTTCGACAGTAGGGATGCAGGTTCCCTTCGCGCCAATTTCCAGAATGCTGAAGACTGCAGACGTTTGAACAGTATCGAATATACCAAACTGGATAGACTTCATTTTCTTGGCAACATCCTTGCCCGTAACATTCGACGTTTGAGAAAAGTTCTTTTGTTTAAAATCATCCCACGACAAATCCATTATAGAGTAGCTACCTGTTGTTGCCGGCAAAACAGCTATAGGATTATCGTATTGTTGTTTTTTAGCATAAGAAGCAGAAATGTGCAATTCAACCGGGTGTTCGCTGGCGTAGGTAATGCACAAGCCTCCCCAATCCGACACGTCGGCAGACGAATCTTCCGTCACCATAAAAGCGAGCTGGGCATACTTGTGGTTATATACAGTTGAATAAATATCCCGCTTTTCGAGCGAATCCTTCAATTCGGCTATGCCACACATACCATTGCAACGTTTAACGATATCGGCTATGTTAACATCTTCATCGTTTGCAACAGGCCATATAATGCGCGAATTTCCAATAGAAGAAGAGTCTCCCTGGTCGTTGATTTCGAACCATTCTGAGCCGCTGTTATAGCCAGTGTATATCTTTGAGCCATTTATTCCGCCATGCCAGTGGAATTTGGCCGTTGTTGCGCCCAAACAAAGCGCCTGGTTATTATTCAAATTGAATTTTATCGAGGTCGTATCGCCAAGTGTCACGTTAGGCTGGTCCCCTAGAGTACGCGCGGCATCCAACACCTGGTGTTCAGTACCGTACTCAATCTGGTGCGATTCGAGCCCGAGACAATCAAACAGGCTGGCATTCTCTATTTTTATTGCCGTATACACATCCACCGGATATTTCGTCGACAAGACGGATACCGCGAATTTCAAGGTGTCGCCCGGCATAAAAACCTGGACCAGGAACGTGTATTTTTGTATAGAGCTGCTCGAGGACTTGGCAGAACTGCTGGACGAAGCCACGGAAGAACTGCTGGACTTGGCCGAGCTGCTGGACGGAGCCACAGAAGAGCTGCTCGAGGACTTGGCCGAGCTGCTGGATTCCTTTGAACCTTCGGACGAGGAGCTCTTGGGGACAACCTCCGCAACGTTCCCCTGTTCCTCGGCCCTTTGCACGGCGGCATCAAACTCGTCTATCGCAGCCTGGTACTGGTCGCGAGTTTTCTCGACCTCGGCCTCGTAGTCGGTACAGCCCCAAAAAGCGAGAACCATTGCTGCAGCAAGTATAACTTTATACATCTTCATTTTCCCGCTCCTTAGAATAAGATGGACAACCCGATACCGAGACCGCCCGCGATGGCGAGCCCGTAACCGACAGTCCTAAGCTTTTGGTACTTCGAGACGTTGTCTTTGTGCGCGCTGTAGCCAGTATCCTCCGGCGACGAACCGACGGAGCCGTCTTCGACGCTTGCATTAAAGGCGTCTAGTTCCGCCTGGTAGGCTTCGCTCTCGTCCTTCGCCTTTTTGTTGAAAATCACAGCCATGATGCCACCACCCACAAGGATTGCCGAGGAGATGGCGAACGGAATCCAGTGGATGCTCAGGCCCTCGCCCTCTGGCTTGGCGGCGTCCGCCACGGCATCTTTCGCCTTTTGCGAATTCTCTTCGTATTCATCGTCGTAGTAGTCCAGTCCGCGCTGGATGGCGAGCGAGTCCTCGGCGGTCATCTTTTCGGAATCGTCGTTCGCTGCGGTTTCGGGGAAGTTCTTGTCGTTGTCCCACATCCAGCGGCCAAACATGTCGGTCTTTTTGAGTCCCTTGAACACCAGGCGTCCCTTGAAGTCCTCGATAACAGCATCGAGACCCAGTTCCATGACAGCCTTTTTGTTTTTGAGGTCAAATACCAGATGGGACTGGGTGTCCTTAGACGAAAGTTCGCGGCTAAAGAGTTTGTTGCCGTTCAAAAAGTAGGCGCCCTTAGCGGAACGACGCATGGCGACCTTGACGGCGAGCGACTTCTTGTTCATCATCAACTTCACGTTGCTGCCCGCCTTTTTGAGGGAGTCGTTCTTCATTTTCAAAGAAGCGATGAACATGGGAGCAAATTCCTCGTGGGTCTGGCGCAGCACAATGTCTCCGCACTTGCTGAGCCAAAGGTTGGCCAGGCGTTCTTGCTGGGACATGCGCGTTGGGTCGTACGAGAGGGAGAACCGGTATTCAGCGTCAAAGTCGCCGGCAAAGTTGATAGGTTCCAGGTAAACGTTGCCCTTGAGGCGGAGCAGCTGCTCGCGGGG contains these protein-coding regions:
- a CDS encoding NAD(P)-dependent oxidoreductase; the encoded protein is MNVILIIAHHCILPGAFKGFELILDRLHHEMPGSRVTSTSLLDLENDLRTLLREDDVDSVTLLPYLLLNGQHTKSDVPKVVTRLQQEYPDTPITLLPCLGDWKDFADMVVAGIRNAQEPRTCGSSSSTPAHRTSNLFSIEVNLEGKNVLVVGGGRIALRKVKTLLPTCARITVVAPQFDPEFDALKSGESASSITLKNRPYEPLDLRGIFMVFICTDQPAVNAQVSNDARARRILVNNACDYLDGDFIVPARMDFGENIAVTVSTQGRAPALAKKLKQKIQTEWAEGLEQVERDFK
- a CDS encoding OmpA family protein, giving the protein MKFTNKVICSALLAAGLSFAHSGIVAGGTEGLRQINAQTLGQWNVVVGTGGTFAADAWAFTRGGGYEVNGSRYAFDDYTFAMTGDFFVTVGLLDFLDLGLSIPLYYDHAQEAPAGSMNMWTVARGDLNINAKVRAPLDTNKIFSVALLLDAYVPTGETQAGVRPRHAWYLNGEDYTHPYTANSWAFGAGLAFSLDFTKKNIPIRWNIAGGAVIPLEDGEAVTLEYSSGLNFVPLSFVDFFLDFSGEMRLQSKGDLDFAPFADPMLLTPGMRFHVTRNIDLAMGLDVAVRTLKNLGFDYEKEVEGCSDVPVHYQGEDGRVANFCYAPTPLWAGAAMLTIRFGGAEPAPQRENPQGLPQRDTLVQRDTVIVFMVDTTQHDFDQDGVVDSLDKCPNTPQGVEVDSAGCPKDTDKDGVPDSFDKCPNTAEGVEVDSTGCPKDSDSDGIFDTFDKCPNTAQGTEVDSTGCPKDSDKDGVPDMKDKCPNTPEGAQVDSLGCLPDFDKDGVPDNKDKCPNTLQGVAIDTVGCPLNKKENLDELKKGIQFKLNSAKLTTKSYGTLDDIARLMKKFPNANLEVQGHTDDKGTDEYNMQLSQKRAQAVMDYLITKGIDRSRLCAVGYGRTMPIASNNERNGREKNRRVEMVPFEK
- the cobA gene encoding uroporphyrinogen-III C-methyltransferase; protein product: MKEQNTAGKVYLIGAGPGDPGLFTLRGKSILERADVVVYDRLVSPSILAFCAANAEMVDVGKMPTHHKVKQSEINRMLVDFAKSRPGAVIVRLKGGDPFVFGRGGEEALELKATGVDFEIVPGVTSAIAVPAYAGIPVSHRGVATSFHIITGHEREDGDRLGLDFESLAKCPGTLIFLMGIANIATIAQRLVECGKDPETPVAFIEKGTTPFQRTVVATLSTAVDVVEREKVTAPAITIMGGVVELGKSLAWRQKLPLSGKRLVVTRSAKQVGGIASKLAALGAEVIETPMIETRALENPMVATVGDAATASANFADFKNFDLLAFTSVNGVDAFFEQLDRAGLDIRSLAGKKIASVGKMTERRLRERGILCDYVPEDHTGEGLGKLLVALGAEPSRILLLQGNLADDTLLKLLPAATRWVVYETLPAQSLPEWKREAVEGADAVVFASSSAVEAFARVTRTAGGPQKQPACPVLAFCIGRMTEATARKYGFETLVSADSTVVSLVKRITEHFNLL
- the hemC gene encoding hydroxymethylbilane synthase — translated: MHKLRIATRRSALAVTQTKLAAEEIVRRNSGVAAGALANTPLDYELVELSTEGDRRLDRPLSSFGGKGVFVKELEVALLEHRADIAVHSLKDMPAELLPQFKLAAVLKREDPRDCFIAKGGAGGVMFMDLPAGSRVGTGSVRRVVQLKEIRPDLEYVPIRGNIQTRIAKLSELDGVVLAAAGLKRMGLDDLVTEYFDAQKMLPASGQGILAIETLLQPSLELEQILARANDARTYNVAVAEMAFLKALNAGCQYPVAAHAEYKINNSFNNVACENNVVNIDNVACKDNVMCINGIYWFEPKQVLLRARVEGECATDKQARELGCRLASKIAEQF
- the hemA gene encoding glutamyl-tRNA reductase, translating into MRKIYMAGMSHKVAEIAVREKFYIPMDVKTEALRQSPFDELLILATCNRTEVYVASDRDIAAGELTRYVCGIAGQSEDSFGKYFYEKSGDDVAHHVMNVCAGLDSVAMGEDQILHQISRAYETAHQFGATANTLNKLFQSAIHTTKRIKTETNLSKLSCNIPFLAMKRVFKTFDDLDNRSVYIFGLGEMGSLMLKYVQENTTHIFASSKTFANAQKFADVLTPVPFEDRYAVASKCDVVILCSACQEPIVTRDAFAAACESAVPKSIVATRRLIIDLGNPRNAEPSVGTLPGVEYVCVDELQKVVDENRRLRMEELPAAKRILQEGIEEFLQWYRMDDIAKDVHVLAERMVATAEGESEKLLRSLPDVSQADRERIRMMYVRFAKKMANDYLYRVKDANPQADVRSFLDCLHAAEKTAKEERLA
- a CDS encoding CotH kinase family protein; its protein translation is MLFSPKRTARLFLPMLAMLGLLAGCFWQETETAPDYLMMDDSVYPYAGLPRVVIETEDFREIRDRETEFDAYFQIYGETEAETAPMPLTVRGRGNSSFKMPKYGMKLEFTDKVSLLGMPKNRDWALIANFGDKTHLRNYMMYRLSDWLQVRYAPRCTFVELYLNRKYMGLYLLSETVKVAKDRVNMAEGDSAFLFEKESDKKIDSPYITTKGGNTFHVKSPKNASEKSLELLRTHLNEFEDFLNFGVNRNRFMHEWVDIDDFVRYYWVQEFAKNEDANFSRSIFMTWQVGGTIHFGPLWDFDLGFGNASREPNSPPEDWYVRRYRWFYYIVHSDQVKPAVEDFWAAHHDKFRALIDSVPLYRGIIEKAIDNEYRRWPVLQNTENWALKDPYETYDEAVSAMVDWMRKRYDWINSNFR